In Syntrophales bacterium, the sequence TATGAAAGAAACAGGGACTGTTCGTAAATGGGGGTTATTCGGAGGGACTTTTGATCCGGTTCATTTCGGTCATTTGCGGTGCGCCGTGGAGATGCTGGAGATTTTCGAGCTGAACAGGATCATATTTGTGCCTGCGTCTCGGCCGCCACACAAGCTGGACGCTGCAATTACCCCTTTCTACCATCGTGAGCAGATGATCCGCCTGGCGATTGAGGGCAATCCGGTTTTTTCCTTTTCGGATGTGGAAAAGACCCGCGACGGACTTTCGTACTCGGTGGAAACGGTGGAGTATATTCTGGACAAATACCGGCTTGATAACATAGAACTCTACTTTATTGTCGGACAGGATGCCTTTCACGCGATAACAACGTGGAAGGACTGGGAGCGGCTTCTGCTTTTATGCCATTTTGCCGTCATGACAAGGCCAGGCTATGTAAATAAGGGACTCGGGGAGATACTTGGGGAGGATTTTTCTTCTCGGTTTGTCCGTGAGGATGCCGTGGATGGATTCCGTGGACCAACAGGGCATCTGATCTGTTTTCGAGAAGTCACTTTTCTTGACATAGCCTCCAGCAGCGTTAGACGCAGGGCCAAAGAGGGGAGGGATATCCGCTACCTGGTTCCAGAGGAAATCCGTCATTATATCGAAAGGAACTCACTCTATAAATAGTTAATATGCTTTGTCTAATTATTAAATACAAAAAAAAATAATTTTTCTCTTGACACAGTAAGGGGCGTGGAGTAGAAGGCTCTTCTGTTCGTTGACAACTGAATCGGTGCAGCTGAGAAAGATTTATTCTATTGCATTTTTTCGTGCAAGCAGAACAATCAATTTTGGCAAAGCAACAGCTAAATTGGTTGAAAGTTCTTAAAAATATTTCTTGACAAGCATTAAAACTTCATGTATAAGCACTGACTCTTTTGCAAATGGTTCTTTGGAAATTGAATAGTGGGATAAATGATTTGTGGGTCCTATGTACAATTGAGTAAAACGGGAGAGCAATCTCCCTCAGGATTAAAACTGGAGAGTTTGATCCTGGCTCAGAACAAACGCTGGCGGCGTGCCTAACACATGCAAGTCGAACGAGAAAGGGT encodes:
- the nadD gene encoding nicotinate-nucleotide adenylyltransferase → MKETGTVRKWGLFGGTFDPVHFGHLRCAVEMLEIFELNRIIFVPASRPPHKLDAAITPFYHREQMIRLAIEGNPVFSFSDVEKTRDGLSYSVETVEYILDKYRLDNIELYFIVGQDAFHAITTWKDWERLLLLCHFAVMTRPGYVNKGLGEILGEDFSSRFVREDAVDGFRGPTGHLICFREVTFLDIASSSVRRRAKEGRDIRYLVPEEIRHYIERNSLYK